The following are encoded in a window of Pseudomonas sp. JQ170C genomic DNA:
- a CDS encoding transporter substrate-binding domain-containing protein — MRLTIGVLLATLLSPWAHAELIDDINDRGELRIAVEANMAPFNFKKDEKLAGFEIELGQLLANELDVRAEFVVTDRDDLLPGVESGKYDIALNHVAVTPELKERLDFSEPYGYSSAQLIVRKEEKRPLSTLDALKGHSLGVVQGSQFAEQARGVEGVDLRSYPDATQPIKDVANDQIDAAISDRLLVPYAIRDSEQPVTKGATVGPILSLAIPFQKGNPAFQSAVDNALQRIKADGRLSELSQKWFGMDASKPPK; from the coding sequence ATGCGTTTGACCATCGGGGTACTACTTGCCACCCTGCTCAGCCCATGGGCACATGCAGAACTGATCGACGACATCAATGACCGCGGTGAACTTCGCATTGCCGTCGAAGCCAACATGGCGCCGTTCAACTTCAAGAAAGACGAGAAACTGGCCGGTTTCGAGATCGAACTGGGACAACTGCTGGCGAATGAACTCGATGTTCGCGCCGAGTTCGTCGTGACCGATCGCGACGACTTGCTGCCAGGCGTCGAAAGCGGTAAGTACGACATCGCCCTGAACCATGTCGCCGTTACCCCGGAACTCAAGGAACGCCTGGACTTCAGTGAGCCCTATGGCTACTCCAGCGCCCAGTTGATCGTGCGCAAGGAAGAAAAGCGCCCGCTCAGCACCCTCGACGCACTCAAGGGTCATAGCCTGGGCGTGGTCCAGGGCAGCCAGTTCGCCGAACAGGCGCGTGGCGTCGAAGGCGTTGACCTGCGCAGCTACCCGGATGCCACCCAACCGATCAAGGACGTGGCCAACGACCAGATCGACGCCGCCATCAGCGACCGCCTGCTGGTCCCCTACGCCATTCGTGACAGCGAGCAACCGGTGACCAAGGGCGCCACGGTCGGGCCGATCCTGAGCCTGGCAATTCCGTTCCAGAAAGGTAACCCCGCCTTCCAGAGCGCGGTGGATAACGCCCTGCAGCGCATCAAGGCCGATGGCCGGTTGAGCGAGCTGTCGCAGAAGTGGTTCGGGATGGATGCCAGCAAGCCGCCTAAATGA
- a CDS encoding HAD family hydrolase encodes MRLALFDLDNTLLGGDSDHAWGDYLCARGILDPVEYQNRNDAFYQDYLAGKLDLNAYLNFSLEILAATDMAQLDEWHRDFMRDCVEPIVQPKALALLKKHRDAGDKLVIITATNRFITGPIAKRLDVETLLATECEMVDGRYTGRSTDVPCFREGKVTRLNRWLEEQGYNLEGSYFYSDSMNDLPLLEQVANPVAVDPDPNLRAEAEKRGWPVISLRD; translated from the coding sequence ATGCGCCTGGCTTTATTCGATCTGGACAATACCCTCCTCGGCGGCGACAGCGATCACGCCTGGGGTGACTACCTCTGCGCCCGCGGGATTCTCGACCCGGTGGAGTACCAGAACCGCAATGATGCTTTCTACCAGGACTACCTGGCCGGCAAGCTCGACCTCAATGCCTACCTGAACTTCAGCCTGGAAATCCTGGCCGCGACCGACATGGCGCAACTCGACGAATGGCACCGTGATTTCATGCGTGACTGCGTCGAGCCGATCGTTCAGCCCAAGGCCCTGGCCCTGCTGAAGAAGCACCGCGACGCTGGCGACAAGCTGGTGATCATCACCGCCACCAACCGCTTCATTACCGGCCCGATTGCCAAGCGCCTGGACGTCGAGACCCTGCTGGCCACCGAATGCGAAATGGTTGATGGTCGCTACACCGGACGCAGCACAGATGTACCGTGCTTCCGTGAAGGCAAGGTGACGCGCCTGAACCGCTGGCTGGAAGAGCAGGGCTACAACCTGGAAGGCAGCTACTTCTATAGCGACTCGATGAACGACCTGCCGCTGCTGGAGCAGGTGGCCAATCCGGTTGCGGTCGATCCTGACCCGAACCTGCGTGCCGAAGCCGAGAAACGCGGCTGGCCGGTGATCAGCCTGCGCGATTGA
- the rpiA gene encoding ribose-5-phosphate isomerase RpiA: MTQDQLKQAVAQAAVDFILPKLDDKSIVGVGTGSTANCFIDALAKHKTAFDGAVASSEATAARLKGHGIPVYELNTVSDLEFYVDGADESDEHLNLIKGGGAALTREKIVAAVAKTFICIADASKLVPVLGAFPLPVEVIPMARSHVARQLVKLGGDPVYREGVVTDNGNIILDVYNMQITNPVELESQINAIVGVVTNGLFAARPADLLLLGTAEGVKTLKA; the protein is encoded by the coding sequence ATGACCCAGGACCAACTCAAACAGGCTGTCGCCCAGGCCGCTGTCGACTTCATTCTGCCCAAGCTCGACGACAAGAGCATCGTCGGCGTCGGCACCGGCTCGACCGCCAACTGTTTCATCGACGCCCTGGCCAAGCACAAGACTGCCTTCGACGGCGCGGTCGCCAGCTCCGAAGCCACCGCCGCGCGGCTGAAGGGCCACGGCATTCCGGTCTATGAACTGAACACCGTCAGCGACCTGGAGTTCTACGTCGACGGCGCCGACGAGAGCGACGAGCACCTGAACCTGATCAAGGGCGGCGGCGCAGCCCTGACCCGCGAGAAGATCGTCGCCGCCGTGGCCAAGACCTTCATCTGCATCGCCGACGCCAGCAAGCTGGTTCCTGTGCTTGGCGCCTTCCCGCTGCCGGTCGAAGTGATTCCAATGGCCCGCAGCCATGTCGCGCGCCAGCTGGTCAAGCTGGGTGGCGACCCGGTTTATCGTGAGGGTGTAGTGACCGACAACGGCAACATCATCCTTGATGTGTACAACATGCAGATCACCAACCCGGTGGAGCTGGAAAGCCAGATCAACGCCATTGTCGGCGTGGTCACCAATGGCTTGTTCGCGGCGCGCCCGGCGGACCTGCTGTTGCTGGGTACGGCTGAAGGTGTGAAAACGCTGAAGGCCTGA
- a CDS encoding DUF4399 domain-containing protein, with product MKSLVSRAAVAGLLMGVSVFAAAEGLKSQEPPKDAKVFIVSPADGATVDKTFTVKFGIEGMELKPAGDQTPHTGHHHLLVDVDKEPAADQVLPTSLLPENKGALPAGPQVLHFGKAQTEVELTLTPGKHTLQLVLGDKFHVPFKPSVESKKITVTVK from the coding sequence ATGAAAAGCCTAGTTTCGCGTGCTGCCGTTGCCGGCTTGCTGATGGGAGTCTCGGTATTTGCCGCCGCCGAAGGCCTGAAGAGCCAGGAGCCGCCGAAAGACGCCAAGGTCTTCATCGTTTCCCCGGCCGATGGCGCGACGGTCGACAAGACCTTCACCGTCAAGTTCGGTATCGAGGGCATGGAGCTCAAGCCAGCGGGTGACCAGACCCCGCACACCGGCCACCACCACCTGCTGGTAGACGTGGATAAAGAGCCCGCTGCCGATCAGGTGCTGCCGACCAGCCTGCTGCCGGAAAACAAGGGCGCGCTGCCAGCCGGCCCGCAAGTGCTGCACTTTGGCAAGGCGCAAACTGAAGTCGAACTGACCCTGACCCCCGGCAAGCACACCCTGCAACTGGTGCTGGGCGACAAGTTCCACGTGCCGTTCAAGCCAAGTGTCGAGTCGAAGAAAATTACCGTTACTGTCAAGTAA
- a CDS encoding fumarylacetoacetate hydrolase family protein, translated as MSYQHQYVDGTRIHFPLGKVVCIGRNYAEHAKELDNPIPTEPLLFIKPGSCVVPVDGGFKIPTERGSVHYEAEIAVLLGKSLSPEPSEEEVLDAISGFAPALDLTLRDLQAELKAKGLPWERAKCFDGACVLAPFVSGGTFEDLADIGIRLTINGEVRQDGNSALMLNPIVPMIQHMASQFTLQAGDVILTGTPVGVGPLNPGDELVLELPGASRFESKVL; from the coding sequence ATGAGCTATCAGCACCAGTATGTAGACGGCACGCGTATTCACTTTCCCCTGGGCAAGGTGGTGTGCATCGGGCGCAACTATGCCGAGCACGCCAAGGAACTGGACAACCCGATCCCGACCGAACCCCTGTTGTTCATCAAGCCTGGCAGCTGCGTAGTGCCGGTGGATGGCGGCTTCAAGATCCCCACCGAGCGCGGTTCGGTGCATTACGAGGCAGAAATTGCGGTATTGCTGGGCAAGTCGCTGTCGCCGGAGCCGAGTGAGGAAGAGGTGCTCGACGCCATTTCCGGTTTCGCCCCCGCCCTGGACCTGACCCTGCGTGACCTGCAGGCCGAGCTCAAGGCCAAGGGCCTGCCGTGGGAGCGCGCCAAGTGCTTCGACGGTGCCTGTGTGCTGGCGCCCTTCGTCTCGGGCGGCACCTTTGAAGACCTGGCCGATATCGGCATCCGCCTGACCATCAATGGTGAAGTGCGCCAGGATGGCAACAGCGCCCTGATGCTCAACCCGATCGTGCCGATGATCCAGCACATGGCGTCGCAGTTCACCCTGCAGGCCGGCGATGTGATCCTGACTGGCACGCCGGTTGGCGTGGGGCCGCTCAATCCGGGCGATGAGCTGGTGCTGGAGCTGCCGGGCGCCAGCCGTTTCGAAAGCAAGGTGTTGTAA
- the ilvA gene encoding threonine ammonia-lyase, biosynthetic, whose product MLEQYVKKILTSRVYDVAVETPLHTAGQLSKRLGNNILLKREDLQPVFSFKIRGAYNKLAQLTPEELARGVVTASAGNHAQGVALAARELGIKATIVMPKTTPEIKVEGVRSRGGKVVLHGDSFPDALAYSLKLVDEKGFVYIHPYDDPHTIAGQGTVAMEILRQHPGQLDAIFVPVGGGGLIAGIAAYVKYLRPEIKVIGVEPDDSNCLQAAMAAGERVVLPQVGLFADGVAVAQIGQHTFDICKQYVDEVVTVSTDEICAAIKDIYDDTRSITEPAGALGVAGIKKYVELNGVSGQTLVAIDSGANVNFDRLRHVAERAELGEGREAIIAVTIPEQPGSFKAFCEAIGKRQITEFNYRYHADGEAHIFVGVQTHPDTDPRSALIQSLTEQGFPVLDLTDNELAKLHIRHMVGGHAARVSDELVLRFEFPERPGALFNFLNKLGGRWNISMFHYRNHGAADGRVVAGLQVPDDERHLVPAALAKIGYPYWDETDNPAYRLFLG is encoded by the coding sequence ATGCTCGAACAGTACGTCAAGAAGATCCTCACCTCGCGCGTTTACGACGTTGCGGTCGAAACCCCGTTGCACACCGCCGGCCAACTGAGCAAGCGCCTGGGCAATAACATCCTGCTCAAGCGCGAAGACTTGCAGCCGGTGTTTTCCTTCAAGATTCGTGGCGCCTACAACAAGCTGGCGCAGTTGACCCCGGAAGAGCTGGCCCGGGGCGTGGTCACCGCCTCGGCGGGCAATCATGCCCAGGGCGTGGCTCTGGCGGCGCGGGAGCTGGGGATCAAGGCGACCATCGTGATGCCCAAGACCACCCCGGAGATCAAGGTCGAAGGCGTGCGTTCGCGCGGTGGCAAGGTGGTGCTGCACGGTGACTCCTTCCCTGACGCGCTGGCTTATTCGCTCAAGCTGGTCGACGAAAAGGGCTTCGTCTATATCCACCCCTACGACGATCCGCACACCATTGCCGGGCAGGGCACGGTGGCCATGGAAATCTTGCGCCAGCACCCGGGCCAGCTGGATGCGATCTTCGTCCCGGTCGGCGGCGGTGGGCTGATCGCCGGTATTGCCGCCTACGTGAAGTACCTGCGCCCGGAGATCAAGGTGATCGGCGTCGAGCCGGATGACTCCAACTGCCTGCAGGCTGCCATGGCCGCCGGTGAGCGGGTGGTGCTGCCCCAGGTCGGACTGTTCGCCGACGGCGTGGCGGTGGCACAGATCGGCCAGCATACCTTCGACATCTGCAAGCAGTATGTCGATGAGGTGGTGACGGTCAGCACCGATGAGATCTGCGCGGCAATCAAGGATATCTACGACGATACCCGCTCGATCACCGAACCTGCTGGCGCACTGGGCGTCGCCGGGATCAAAAAATACGTCGAGCTCAATGGCGTCAGCGGCCAGACCCTGGTGGCCATCGACTCGGGTGCCAACGTCAACTTCGACCGCCTGCGCCATGTTGCCGAGCGGGCCGAGCTGGGCGAGGGCCGCGAAGCCATCATCGCGGTCACCATCCCCGAGCAGCCGGGCAGCTTCAAGGCGTTCTGCGAGGCCATCGGCAAGCGCCAGATCACCGAGTTCAACTACCGCTATCACGCCGATGGCGAGGCGCATATTTTCGTCGGCGTGCAGACCCACCCGGATACCGACCCGCGCAGTGCGCTGATCCAGAGCCTGACCGAGCAGGGTTTCCCGGTGCTGGACCTGACCGACAACGAACTGGCCAAGCTGCACATCCGCCACATGGTCGGCGGCCATGCGGCGCGGGTCAGTGACGAGCTGGTGCTGCGCTTCGAGTTCCCGGAGCGGCCGGGGGCGCTGTTCAACTTCCTCAACAAACTGGGCGGTCGCTGGAACATCTCGATGTTCCACTACCGCAACCACGGTGCGGCCGATGGTCGCGTGGTGGCCGGCCTGCAGGTTCCGGATGATGAGCGCCACCTGGTGCCGGCAGCCCTGGCCAAGATCGGCTATCCGTACTGGGATGAAACCGATAACCCGGCGTACCGGCTGTTCCTGGGCTGA
- a CDS encoding SdiA-regulated domain-containing protein: MRRYIRLPLIALVVSLIALLLLAVAGQHYRLYERGWFNLKTWWDPAEQSMGLDQYRVVLQAKPIDGLDEDISALTFDPDRNSLFTVTNKQPELIELSLDGRILRRVPLTGFGDPEAVEYVGPGSYVITDEREQRLIRVRLADDTLFLDANDSEQLSLGIGLNGNKGFEGLAYDSKGKRLFVAKERDPMLIYEVHGFPHDNPDQPYAVHVVQDRKRDSRLFVRDLSSLQFDERSGHLLALSDESQLVLELDTKGKPLSSLSLRKGFQGLEKSVPQAEGIAMDDAGTIYLVSEPNLFYVFKKPTE, encoded by the coding sequence ATGCGCCGCTACATTCGCCTGCCCCTGATTGCCCTGGTTGTCAGCCTGATTGCCCTGCTCCTGCTTGCAGTAGCAGGGCAGCACTATCGTCTTTACGAGCGTGGTTGGTTCAACCTCAAGACCTGGTGGGATCCGGCTGAGCAGAGCATGGGGCTTGATCAATACCGCGTGGTCCTTCAGGCCAAGCCCATCGACGGGCTGGATGAAGACATTTCTGCGCTGACCTTCGACCCGGACCGCAACAGCCTCTTCACCGTCACCAACAAGCAGCCCGAGCTGATCGAGCTGTCGCTGGACGGTCGTATCCTGCGGCGCGTGCCCCTGACCGGTTTCGGCGACCCGGAAGCGGTGGAATATGTAGGGCCCGGCAGCTATGTGATTACCGATGAGCGCGAGCAGCGCCTGATCCGTGTGCGCCTTGCCGACGACACGTTGTTCCTTGATGCCAATGACTCCGAGCAACTGAGCCTGGGCATCGGTCTGAACGGCAACAAGGGCTTTGAAGGGTTGGCCTATGACTCGAAGGGCAAGCGCCTGTTCGTGGCCAAGGAACGCGACCCGATGCTGATCTACGAGGTGCATGGTTTTCCCCATGACAACCCCGATCAGCCTTACGCCGTGCACGTCGTCCAGGACCGCAAGCGTGATTCGCGGTTGTTCGTGCGTGACCTGTCGAGTTTGCAGTTTGACGAGCGCAGCGGCCACTTGCTGGCCTTGTCGGATGAGTCGCAACTGGTGTTGGAACTGGATACCAAGGGCAAGCCCCTGAGCAGCCTGTCGCTGCGCAAGGGCTTCCAGGGGCTGGAGAAGAGCGTACCCCAGGCCGAAGGCATCGCCATGGACGATGCCGGGACCATCTACCTGGTCAGCGAGCCGAACCTGTTCTACGTGTTCAAGAAGCCAACCGAGTAA
- the serA gene encoding phosphoglycerate dehydrogenase, with amino-acid sequence MSKTSLDKSKIKFLLLEGVHQSAVDVLKAAGYSNIEYLTGSLPDADLKEKIADAHFIGIRSRTQLTEEVFDCAKKLVAVGCFCIGTNQVDLEAARERGIAVFNAPYSNTRSVAELVLAEAILLLRGIPEKNASCHRGGWIKSAANSFEIRGKKLGIVGYGSIGTQLSVLAEGLGMQVYFYDTITKLPLGNATQVGNLHELLAMSDIVSLHVPETAATQWMMGEKEIRAIKKGGILINAARGTVVELDHLAAAIKDKHLIGAAIDVFPVEPRSNDEEFESPLRGLDNVILTPHIGGSTAEAQANIGLEVAEKLVKYSDNGTSVSSVNFPEVALPAHPGKHRLLHIHENIPGVLSEINKVFAENAINISGQFLQTNEKVGYVVIDVDAEYSDLAQEKLQHVKGTIRSRVLF; translated from the coding sequence ATGAGCAAGACTTCTCTCGATAAGAGCAAGATCAAGTTCCTTCTTCTCGAAGGCGTCCACCAATCCGCCGTGGACGTCCTCAAGGCCGCCGGGTACAGCAACATCGAGTACCTCACTGGTTCCCTGCCAGACGCCGATTTGAAGGAAAAGATCGCTGATGCCCATTTCATCGGCATCCGCTCACGCACTCAACTGACCGAAGAGGTTTTCGACTGCGCCAAGAAACTGGTCGCTGTCGGCTGTTTCTGCATCGGTACCAACCAGGTCGACCTGGAAGCCGCTCGCGAGCGCGGAATCGCGGTGTTCAACGCACCTTACTCCAACACCCGTTCGGTCGCCGAACTGGTGCTGGCCGAAGCGATCCTGCTGCTGCGCGGCATCCCAGAGAAAAACGCCTCCTGCCACCGTGGCGGCTGGATCAAGAGCGCGGCCAACTCCTTCGAGATCCGCGGCAAGAAGCTGGGCATCGTCGGCTACGGCTCGATCGGTACCCAACTGTCGGTCCTGGCCGAAGGCCTGGGCATGCAGGTGTACTTCTACGACACCATCACCAAGCTGCCGCTGGGTAACGCCACTCAGGTAGGCAACCTGCACGAGCTGCTGGCGATGTCCGACATCGTTTCGCTGCACGTACCGGAAACCGCCGCCACCCAGTGGATGATGGGCGAGAAGGAAATCCGTGCCATCAAGAAAGGCGGCATCCTGATCAACGCCGCACGTGGCACCGTGGTCGAGCTCGATCACCTGGCCGCCGCGATCAAGGACAAGCACCTGATCGGCGCTGCCATCGACGTATTCCCGGTGGAGCCACGCTCCAACGACGAAGAGTTCGAGAGCCCGCTGCGTGGCCTGGACAACGTGATCCTGACCCCGCACATCGGTGGTTCCACCGCCGAGGCCCAGGCCAACATCGGTCTGGAAGTGGCCGAGAAGCTGGTCAAGTACAGCGACAACGGGACATCGGTTTCGTCGGTCAACTTCCCTGAAGTGGCGCTGCCGGCGCACCCAGGCAAGCACCGTCTGCTGCACATCCACGAAAACATTCCGGGTGTACTCAGCGAGATCAACAAAGTCTTCGCCGAAAACGCTATCAACATCTCCGGTCAGTTCCTGCAGACCAACGAGAAAGTCGGTTACGTGGTAATCGACGTTGATGCCGAGTACTCGGATCTGGCGCAAGAAAAACTGCAACACGTCAAGGGCACCATTCGTTCCCGCGTACTGTTCTAA
- a CDS encoding SdiA-regulated domain-containing protein, whose translation MATPVPSSKTVPSARKRGLALRWSTWVAAAAIIGYGVAIAMHWDDRGLLWIKEGFETPVEQQASIWLPDYQVDIDAKVLPGMEDDEASDLSYNPVTKTLFAVMGKNPFLVELNLDGDVLRKMPLVGWSNPEGVAVLEGGRLAIVDERDHKLTIVTLAADTQSLNIADFPQYDLGPSKNQNKAFEAVAWDPAQQRIILGEERPPALFTWASDGKSPLAGDKQSLPSDELDLRNLSALGVDPRTGHLLVLSADSNMLLELDEKGEQVSFMTLLGGFNGLSKRIPRAEGVAMDEHGTLYIVSEPDLFYRFKKP comes from the coding sequence ATGGCCACTCCCGTTCCTTCCAGTAAAACCGTGCCTTCTGCGCGCAAGCGCGGGCTCGCCTTGCGTTGGTCAACCTGGGTGGCCGCAGCAGCCATCATTGGTTATGGCGTGGCGATTGCCATGCATTGGGACGATCGCGGGCTGCTGTGGATAAAGGAAGGGTTTGAAACCCCGGTCGAGCAGCAAGCCAGCATCTGGCTGCCGGACTATCAGGTCGATATCGACGCCAAGGTGTTGCCGGGCATGGAAGACGACGAAGCGTCCGACCTGTCCTATAACCCGGTGACCAAGACGCTGTTCGCAGTGATGGGCAAGAACCCCTTCCTGGTCGAACTGAACCTTGATGGCGATGTACTGCGCAAGATGCCGCTGGTGGGTTGGAGCAACCCTGAAGGTGTCGCGGTGCTCGAAGGTGGTCGCCTGGCGATTGTCGATGAGCGTGATCATAAATTGACCATCGTGACCCTCGCCGCCGACACCCAGTCGCTGAACATCGCCGACTTCCCGCAATATGACCTCGGCCCCTCGAAGAACCAGAACAAGGCGTTTGAAGCCGTGGCCTGGGACCCGGCGCAGCAGCGCATCATCCTGGGCGAAGAGCGTCCGCCGGCACTGTTCACCTGGGCCAGCGACGGCAAGAGCCCGCTGGCTGGCGATAAACAGTCACTGCCAAGCGATGAACTGGACCTGCGCAACCTCTCGGCCCTGGGTGTCGACCCCCGCACCGGGCACCTGCTGGTGCTGTCGGCTGACTCCAACATGCTGCTGGAGCTGGACGAGAAGGGCGAGCAAGTCAGCTTCATGACCCTGCTCGGCGGGTTCAACGGCTTGAGCAAGCGCATTCCGCGCGCCGAAGGTGTGGCCATGGACGAGCACGGCACCCTGTACATCGTCAGTGAGCCGGATCTGTTCTATCGTTTCAAAAAGCCCTGA
- a CDS encoding DUF2269 domain-containing protein, with the protein MEHLTTLKTLHVLATVVLLGSALGLAIWTWLARRKGDANAHTRLMQRPLVFVWLLMGISLVSMPFTGWWLVHLIGWPLGQTWVLGSSVIYTFGAFSWFWLLARVNRLRTEPGVGSPKFTLALAVFSGVCFIAIAGLMGAKPV; encoded by the coding sequence ATGGAACACCTGACCACTCTCAAAACCCTGCACGTCCTGGCCACCGTGGTGCTGCTGGGCAGTGCCCTGGGCCTGGCGATCTGGACCTGGCTGGCGCGTCGCAAAGGCGACGCCAACGCCCATACCCGCCTGATGCAGCGTCCGCTGGTGTTTGTCTGGTTGTTGATGGGCATCAGCCTGGTGAGCATGCCGTTCACCGGTTGGTGGCTGGTGCACCTGATCGGCTGGCCGCTGGGCCAGACCTGGGTGCTGGGTTCCAGCGTGATCTACACCTTCGGCGCGTTCAGCTGGTTCTGGCTGCTGGCGCGGGTCAATCGCCTGCGCACCGAGCCTGGCGTTGGTAGCCCGAAGTTCACCCTGGCGCTGGCGGTGTTCAGTGGGGTGTGTTTTATCGCTATCGCGGGGTTGATGGGCGCTAAGCCTGTCTGA
- a CDS encoding RNA pyrophosphohydrolase produces the protein MIDPDGFRPNVGIILTNDLGQVLWARRINQDAWQFPQGGINPEETPEDALYRELNEEVGLERDDVEILACTRGWLRYRLPQRLVRTHSQPLCIGQKQKWFLLRLVSNEQRVRMDLTGKPEFDGWRWVSYWYPLGQVVTFKREVYRRALKELAPRLLARD, from the coding sequence GTGATCGACCCCGATGGTTTTCGCCCCAATGTCGGGATCATTCTGACGAATGATCTTGGGCAGGTGCTATGGGCTCGACGGATCAACCAGGATGCCTGGCAGTTTCCCCAGGGTGGGATCAATCCTGAAGAAACGCCGGAAGATGCCCTGTACCGCGAGCTGAACGAAGAAGTGGGGCTTGAGCGGGATGATGTTGAAATTCTTGCCTGCACCCGCGGCTGGTTGCGTTATCGTTTACCCCAACGTCTGGTCCGTACCCACAGCCAACCGCTGTGCATCGGTCAGAAGCAAAAATGGTTTCTCCTGCGCCTGGTCTCCAACGAGCAGCGGGTGCGGATGGATCTGACCGGGAAACCGGAGTTCGATGGCTGGCGTTGGGTCAGTTATTGGTATCCGCTGGGCCAGGTGGTGACATTCAAGCGCGAGGTTTACCGCCGCGCTCTCAAAGAGCTTGCCCCGCGCCTGCTGGCGCGCGACTGA
- a CDS encoding FAD-binding oxidoreductase, translated as MTDSALLDELMTLVEPGKMLTDAASLDAYGKDWTKHFAPAPRAVVFPKSTEQVQAIVRWANQHKVALVPSGGRTGLSAAAVAANGEVVVSFDYMNQILAFDEFDRTVVCQPGVVTEQLQNFAEDKGLYYPVDFASAGSSQIGGNIGTNAGGIKVIRYGMTRNWVAGLKVVTGKGELLELNKDLIKNATGYDLRQLFIGAEGTLGFVVEATMRLDRAPNNLTAMVLGTPDFDSIMPVLHAFRDKLDLTAFEFFSDKALAKIMGRGDVPAPFDTPCPFYALLEFEASNEEVANDALATFEHCVEQGWVLDGVMSQSEQQLQNLWKLREYISETISHWTPYKNDISVTVSKVPAFLRDIDAIVEQNYPDFEVVWYGHIGDGNLHLNILKPDALSKDEFFAKCATVNKWVFEIVQKYNGSISAEHGVGMTKRDYLTYSRSPAEIEYMKAVKAVFDPNGIMNPGKIFAVE; from the coding sequence ATGACCGATTCTGCGCTGCTTGATGAGCTGATGACCCTGGTTGAGCCTGGCAAGATGCTGACTGATGCGGCTTCCCTCGATGCTTATGGCAAGGATTGGACCAAGCATTTCGCCCCGGCGCCCCGGGCTGTGGTGTTCCCCAAGAGCACTGAACAGGTCCAGGCCATCGTCCGTTGGGCCAACCAGCACAAGGTTGCCCTGGTGCCGTCGGGCGGCCGCACCGGGCTTTCGGCGGCGGCGGTGGCGGCCAATGGCGAAGTGGTCGTGTCGTTCGACTACATGAACCAGATCTTGGCGTTCGACGAATTCGACCGCACCGTGGTCTGCCAGCCGGGCGTGGTCACCGAGCAGTTGCAGAACTTTGCCGAAGACAAGGGCCTGTACTACCCGGTGGACTTCGCTTCTGCGGGTTCCAGCCAGATTGGCGGCAATATCGGCACCAATGCCGGCGGTATCAAGGTTATTCGCTACGGCATGACTCGCAACTGGGTCGCCGGGCTGAAAGTGGTCACCGGCAAGGGCGAACTGCTTGAGCTGAACAAGGACCTGATCAAGAACGCCACCGGCTACGACTTGCGTCAGCTGTTCATCGGCGCCGAGGGCACCCTGGGCTTTGTGGTCGAGGCGACCATGCGCCTGGACCGGGCACCGAACAACCTCACCGCGATGGTGCTGGGCACGCCCGATTTCGACTCGATCATGCCGGTACTGCACGCCTTTCGCGACAAGCTCGACCTCACTGCCTTCGAGTTCTTCTCCGACAAGGCCCTGGCCAAGATCATGGGGCGCGGCGATGTGCCTGCGCCTTTCGACACGCCGTGCCCGTTCTATGCCTTGCTGGAGTTTGAAGCCAGCAACGAAGAGGTGGCCAATGACGCCCTCGCCACCTTCGAGCATTGCGTGGAGCAAGGCTGGGTGCTGGATGGCGTGATGAGCCAGAGCGAGCAGCAGTTGCAGAACCTCTGGAAATTGCGTGAGTACATCTCCGAAACCATCTCGCACTGGACGCCGTACAAGAACGATATCTCGGTGACTGTCTCGAAAGTTCCGGCATTTCTCCGGGATATCGATGCGATCGTCGAGCAAAACTACCCGGATTTCGAGGTGGTCTGGTATGGCCATATCGGTGACGGCAACCTGCACCTGAACATCCTCAAACCTGATGCCCTGAGCAAGGATGAGTTCTTCGCCAAATGCGCCACGGTGAACAAGTGGGTGTTCGAGATCGTGCAGAAGTACAACGGTTCGATTTCCGCCGAGCATGGCGTGGGCATGACCAAGCGGGATTACCTGACCTACAGCCGGTCGCCGGCTGAAATCGAATACATGAAAGCCGTGAAGGCGGTGTTCGACCCTAACGGGATCATGAATCCCGGCAAAATCTTCGCGGTCGAGTGA